Within the Prevotella scopos JCM 17725 genome, the region GTGAGTACAAGAAGAAAAACGAACCAAGGTTCTTTTTATCTTTACAATACTTTTAACTTGTCAACTTGTCAACTAAAAAGCATCCTCTCCAGAAAGGAGGTGTTCCAGCCGCACCTTCCGGTACGGCTACCTTGTTACGACTTAGCCCCAATCACCAGTTTTGCCCTAGGCCGATCCTTGCGGTCACGGACTTCAGGCACCCCCGGCTTTCATGGCTTGACGGGCGGTGTGTACAAGGCCCGGGAACGTATTCACCGCGCCATGGCTGATGCGCGATTACTAGCGAATCCAGCTTCGTGGGGTCGGGTTGCAGACCCCAGTCCGAACTGGGACCGGCTTTCAAGATTTGATGCAATTTGCATTACACCATCCCTCTGTACCGGCCATTGTAACACGTGTGTAGCCCCGGACGTAAGGGCCGTGCTGATTTGACGTCATCCCCACCTTCCTCACACCTTACGGTGGCAGTGTCTCCAGAGTGCCCAGCATCACCTGATGGCAACTGAAGAGAGGGGTTGCGCTCGTTATGGCACTTAAGCCGACACCTCACGGCACGAGCTGACGACAACCATGCAGCACCTTCACAGGAGTCCCGAAGGACCTCAACATCTCTGTATCGTTCTCCTGCAATTCAAGCCCGGGTAAGGTTCCTCGCGTATCATCGAATTAAACCACATGTTCCTCCGCTTGTGCGGGCCCCCGTCAATTCCTTTGAGTTTCACCGTTGCCGGCGTACTCCCCAGGTGGGATGCTTAATGCTTTCGCTTAGCCGCTGATACCAGGTACCAACAGCGGGCATCCATCGTTTACTGTGCGGACTACCAGGGTATCTAATCCTGTTTGATACCCGCACCTTCGAGCTTAAGCGTCAGTTGCGCTCCCGTCAGCTGCCTTCGCAATCGGAGTTCTTCGTCATATCTAAGCATTTCACCGCTACACGACGAATTCCGCCAACGTTGTGCGTACTCAAGGAAACCAGTATGCGCTGCAAGTCAGACGTTGAGCGTCTACATTTCACAACACACTTAATCTCCGGCCTACGCTCCCTTTAAACCCAATAAATCCGGATAACGCCTGGACCTTCCGTATTACCGCGGCTGCTGGCACGGAATTAGCCGGTCCTTATTCGTATGGTACCTGCAAAAAGGGACACGTCCCTCACTTTATTCCCATAAAAAAGCAGTTTACAACCCATAGGGCCGTCATCCTGCACGCTACTTGGCTGGTTCAGACTTACGTCCATTGACCAATATTCCTCACTGCTGCCTCCCGTAGGAGTTTGGACCGTGTCTCAGTTCCAATGTGGGGGACCTTCCTCTCAGAACCCCTACTGATCGTTGCCTTGGTGGGCCGTTACCCCGCCAACAAGCTAATCAGACGCATCCCCATCCATTACCGATAAATCTTTACTTCAAATCTGATGCCGTCATCGAAGACCATGCGGTATTAGTCTGCCTTTCGGCAGGTTATCCCACAGTAATGGGAAGGTTGGATACGCGTTACTCACCCGTGCGCCGGTCGACGTCCAAAGAGTGCAAGCACTCTCCGCCGTTTCCCCTCGACTTGCATGTGTTAAGCCTGTAGCTAGCGTTCATCCTGAGCCAGGATCAAACTCTCCATTGTAAAATATCTGTTGGTGATAAATGATGGATAATAGGTGATAATAAATACCACTACTTCCAAACACGTCACCGAGTAATCTCTGTTTCAGAACGCTTATCCTAAAAGTATCAAGTAAAAAGCACCTCTTCGCTTGTTTCTTAATTGTTTTGAGGCGGTGCCTCAAAAGCAAGAACAATGAATTGATCGGTTCGTTTCTTTTACCCATCCATTTGATATAAAATCAAACAGACGCTTCTTGTACTACTTCTCTGTTTATGTAAATCTTTTCAAAGAACTCTTTCTTTATTGCTTTAATCAACTTGCCAGATGGCTTGTTTTGTAAAGCGGATGCAAAGGTATAGAGAAATTTGAATACTACCAAATGTTTTGAAGATTATTTTTCAACTAAATGAACTTTTTTACTTAAAATTGATTCAAATCAACTAATTTGCTTAAAAATGATTATTTTTGCACATTGAAATAAGACTTAAAAAGTATGAGACATAAAAAGGAGATTGTTGAGATAGGAGAACACACATGTATCCTACATAGCGAAGAGAATGCATTTTTTTTCATCATTCAGCCCGTTGATAGTAATGACACAGAGGAGTTGGAGAGACAAATCACCTATATAGAAGAAAACTCGCAAACACCTTTCATCCATATTGCTATTCGTGTAAACAAATGGAATGCCGAGCTTACCCCTTGGCCTGCTCCCCCAGTATTTGGAAAGATTCCTTTTGGAGATGGTGCTCATTCCACCTTATTATATATAAGAGAACAACTTATCCCCGCCTTAAAGATGCGATATGCTATGGAACTCCATAAAAGCAATATTATCTTAGGCGGATATTCATTAGCAGGGCTTTTCTCCCTTTGGGCAGGCTATCAACAGAACGTTCCTTTCCATGGAATCGTCTCAGCATCCCCTTCTGCATGGTATATAGGATGGTTAGACTATGCTGACACCCATCAACCACAAGTAGAACACGTATATCTCAGCCTTGGCGACAAAGAAGAGAAAACAAAAACAAAATTGATATCAACTATCAGTAAAGACATCCTACGCCAAGAACAAATCTTCAAAGAAAAAAACGTTAACTGCAAGATGGAATGGAATGAAGGCAACCATTTCCAAGACAACGGAGTCAGAATTGCCAAAGGCTTTGTTTGGTTGATGCACCAATAAAAACACTGACTATTCCCTTCAAGAAAGAGAATAGTCAGTGAAAAAGCTATTAAATCCAAACTTCAAAGCAAAATATAATTTAATCCAATTTACAGAATTAAGAGAGATTACTTAATCCCCGCAAGGTGTCGTGCCTCAGGCGAAAGGAACTTCCCGATCTCCTTATAAGGAACAGTAAAGGTAGGCATTCCGAGTGCATAAGGAGCAATCTCATATTGTCCATAAATAAAGACAACACCCTCTGAAGAAAGATAAACGCCATTCTTTGGTAGTGGGATAATTCCATTCTCAATAAAGAGATCGTTCATATCAGACTTAACACCATCCTCTACATTCTTTTCTCCAACAGCAACATAAGGTTTTCTGAAAAAGCTTTCAAGTCCTGTTCTAAGGATAGACTGTAACGCTTTTACATCCTTGCGGTTCAATATATCACGCAATATAACACCTGTCTTCTTGTCAAAGTTAACCGCATGCTCAGAATACAATCCATGCGCACCACCCGCATATGTGTAAAAAGAAGAAAGATACGTAACATAACGATCCGTTTCATTTTTCTTCAACACCGACATAGAAAGTTCTGGTGGGAATTCAGAATTGGAATAGTCAATATCATCAAAACAACGTTTCAAATTTTCATATGCAAGCTTCGCATAATAGTTTATCATATCCTTACCGTCTGCAAGCTTAGTAAAAGATTTAGTCTGTGAGTCCTCTTTCCTAAAATTATCTGCAGCACCTTTCATCTCAGACGAGAGGTAAGCACGAATCGAATCAACCAGTGGTTGCGGACCAGACTTCGGAAAAGAACAAGCCAAATCAACAAATCCCTTATTTGTACTATAAGATTTACCAATAGAATCAACTACCAAGGGAACATCTTTCTCCACTACAACAGAGTCAGAAACAACAGAGTCAGAAACAACAGAAGAAGAAGCCACAGAATCCTTCACCTTATCGACAGCTGATACTTTCTCAACTTTGCATCCAGCTATAAGAGTAATAAATAAAAGAGATGCTAAAAGGAATAAAAAACTTTTATTATTCATACTGTCTAATGCTTGTTAAGAGACAACAAAAATAGTCATTTCCTACTTTAATTGCAAAACATTCCCTACTTTTGTTGCATCAGGAAAGTAACAAAGCATATTCTATAGTCGTTACCCATTAAAACAGCCTATAGAGCACACGCTTAAAAAGCAATAAGAAAGATGAAGATTAGCATTATAGGAACAGGAATGATAGCAACTGAAGTTATCACGCTACTAAAGACAGAAGTAAAAGGGATAGAAATCACCAGTATATTTTCACATAGCAATCAGGAAAAAGCTGAATTCCTTGCAAAGATGAATCATATCGACAGGATTTATACCGATTATGATCAGCTACTTAAGGAAGACAAAGCCGACTTCGTTTATATAGCCTTAGTCAATAGCATCCATTACGAATTTACTCGTAAAGCATTAGAGGCAGGTAGAAACGTGATTGTTGAGAAACCTTTTACCCTCACAGTTGCCGAAGCTGAGAAATTAGCAGCGATGGCACGAGAGCGAAATTTATACCTCTTTGAAGCTATCTCTCCCCTACATACGCCCAACTTTCACATGGTCAAAGATAGCCTAAAGAAGATTGGTCCCATTCACTTTGTACAGTGTAATTTCTCACAATATTCAAGTAAGTACGAACGCTATTTACAAGGAGATATTGCCCCTGCCTTCAATCCCGACTTAGGGGGTGGTGCGCTGAATGACCTCAATGTCTATAACATCAATGTTGTTATCGGACTATTCGGACAACCCACTGCTACACAGTATTTTGCCAACCGTGGGCATAATGGCATTGACACCTCAGGCGTAATGGTACTCTCCTACCCTACAATGACGGCAACCTGTACCGCAGCGAAGGATTCAAGTAGTTCATCATTCATTCTCATACAAGGAGAAAAGGGATGGATACACATCCCAACACCAGCCAACGAGTTTGGTAGTGTAGAGATAATGAAACAAGGAAAGCTAACCAGTTATCGCCGTAATGCTTACGAGAGTCGCCTGGCTCACGAGTTTATAGACTTCAAGAATGTATGGGAAAAGAAAGATTATAAGAAAATGGAAGATTGGCTTGATAGGTCCGTGAATGTGATGAGGGTGATAGAGCCTCACCCCTAAAACATACAGAAAAGAAAAACGTCTCACGGCTCTATAATGAATCATGTGGGTGATTCGTCATAGAGCCTAAAATATTGTCAAAAAGTATAGCCTCCAACTAAACACAACTCTAAATTGACCTTAGGCTCAATACGCTTAACTCACATTAAATCCCTACCCTTCCACATATAGCAATGGTGTTAACCCTTCGCACACATGGTGCATACCATCCGCACCACTAGTGTTAAGCACCAGCACCACATGTGCTAAGCACCCGCACCAAACCAGTGGAATATCAACACAAGAACCATACAATACGTTATAGAGCCAGTCTTACCCTCGCTCTCTCTGGAATGGAGAAGGAAGTAATAACTGAGATACCCCAGAAAGAATAAAGACAGAAAGTTATCAATGTAAAAAATACTATTCGAAACACAAATTGAGTTTTATTCAGGAGATAAGAATATTTCATAAAATTATACAACAAAAAAAGACACTCCA harbors:
- a CDS encoding alpha/beta hydrolase, encoding MRHKKEIVEIGEHTCILHSEENAFFFIIQPVDSNDTEELERQITYIEENSQTPFIHIAIRVNKWNAELTPWPAPPVFGKIPFGDGAHSTLLYIREQLIPALKMRYAMELHKSNIILGGYSLAGLFSLWAGYQQNVPFHGIVSASPSAWYIGWLDYADTHQPQVEHVYLSLGDKEEKTKTKLISTISKDILRQEQIFKEKNVNCKMEWNEGNHFQDNGVRIAKGFVWLMHQ
- a CDS encoding Gfo/Idh/MocA family protein, which produces MKISIIGTGMIATEVITLLKTEVKGIEITSIFSHSNQEKAEFLAKMNHIDRIYTDYDQLLKEDKADFVYIALVNSIHYEFTRKALEAGRNVIVEKPFTLTVAEAEKLAAMARERNLYLFEAISPLHTPNFHMVKDSLKKIGPIHFVQCNFSQYSSKYERYLQGDIAPAFNPDLGGGALNDLNVYNINVVIGLFGQPTATQYFANRGHNGIDTSGVMVLSYPTMTATCTAAKDSSSSSFILIQGEKGWIHIPTPANEFGSVEIMKQGKLTSYRRNAYESRLAHEFIDFKNVWEKKDYKKMEDWLDRSVNVMRVIEPHP
- a CDS encoding DUF3298 and DUF4163 domain-containing protein, producing the protein MNNKSFLFLLASLLFITLIAGCKVEKVSAVDKVKDSVASSSVVSDSVVSDSVVVEKDVPLVVDSIGKSYSTNKGFVDLACSFPKSGPQPLVDSIRAYLSSEMKGAADNFRKEDSQTKSFTKLADGKDMINYYAKLAYENLKRCFDDIDYSNSEFPPELSMSVLKKNETDRYVTYLSSFYTYAGGAHGLYSEHAVNFDKKTGVILRDILNRKDVKALQSILRTGLESFFRKPYVAVGEKNVEDGVKSDMNDLFIENGIIPLPKNGVYLSSEGVVFIYGQYEIAPYALGMPTFTVPYKEIGKFLSPEARHLAGIK